Below is a genomic region from Rhodohalobacter sp. 614A.
AGCCAACTACGATCGAATGTCACAGGGAATTTTTTCAGTTAATAAAACGCCGAAAATAACAACTATTTGTGCATCAGCTTTGCAGCGAGGTAATACATCTTTGCTGCTCTTTATCGATAAAACCAAACCCAATACCACTTATGTCAATCATGACTAATCATTTCAATATATAACGGAGATAATATGCAAATCTTAAGTTACCACAACATTCTGATCCGAAAGGGAGGCTTACTATGGGGGCTGCTTTTATGCTTGCTATTAGTCCAACCGACCTGGGCTCAGAATACAGATTCAGAAACCGTAGAAGGTGTAGTAACAGATGCGGAAACAGGTGAATCGCTTCCTGGAGTAAATATTTATTTAAAGGATACTACAAGAGGTACATCAAGTGATCTTGAGGGGAGATATTCTATAACAGTACCGTCTCTAAATGATACTCTGGTTTATTCCTATGTCGGATATCAAATCGTAGAAATTCCAATTAATGGTCGGTCAGAAATCAATGTCGAACTTCAGTCACAGGCTATTGAGGGAGATGAGTTGGTGGTTATTGGATATGGTACTGTTGCAAGGAGTGACATTACCGGATCCGTTTCCTCCATTGATGCCGAGGAAGTCAGAGAAATACCAACCACGAACGTTATGGAAGCATTGCAGGGAAAAGTTAGTGGGATGGATATTACAAGAAGCAGTGGCGAGTCAGGTTCTGGTGTAAATATTACGATTCGGGGGAACCGATCATTAACGGCCTCAAACAGCCCGCTGGTCATTGTGGATGGTATTCAGTATGGAAGTTTACAGGATATTAATCCGGCAGATATTGAATCGATTGAGGTTTTGAAAGATGCTTCATCAACAGCCATATACGGGTCGCGTGGAGCCAACGGTGTAATCTTAATATCAACAAAACAGGCCAACCAGGCTGGAACTCAGGTTTCAGTGGAAAGTTATGTGGGTGTATCAACCACGGCAGACTATCCGGATTTTAATACCGGCCCACAATATGTTGCGCTAAAACGGGAAGCAAACCGGGTAAGCGGTGATTGGAGCGGACCCGAAGATGATCCGAATATATTCTCAACAGCAGAAATGCAATATATTGAAGATGGCGTGTGGACCGATTTCAGGGACTTGTTATTCAAAAATGGTCTGCAGCAGAGCCACCAGGTAAATATTTCTAAAGGATCTGAAAACACTTCCGTCTATCTTTCCTTAAACTATTTTGATGAGAAAGGGATTCTTGAGATGGATCACCTGCAGCGGTATACAGCTCGCCTCAATGTTGAACAGGAAATTGGGGATGTTCTAAACCTGGGATTCAACTCTCAAATTACCTATCACGACCAGGATAATCGGCGGGACCCTACCAATATTGCCAATAAAATCAACCCGCTTACACCGGCATATGATGAAGAAGGAAATGTGATTGTTCGTCCGCATGGCGGAAGGGATGTTAGTCCGTTGGCAGACCTTGAGCCAAATGCATACAAAAACAATTCACTAACAACCAGAATATTTCCTACCGTTTACGCACTGTTTACACCATCTGAAGCATTTTCTTTCAGAACAAATCTTTCAGCTACGTTAACAAACGGTCGCCAGGGAATTTACCGGGCATCGGATACCATTGATAGAAATGGTGCTGCACCCGAAGCTATTTATCAGTCTGATAACAGTCGAAATGTCACTTTTGAGAACATCGCAAATTATCAGACAGATATTGGTGATCATGGGATAACTCTTACCGGTATCACGAGTTATTTGTTCAATAAAAACGATTTTGGTTCATCACTTGGCCGTAATCAGCTTTTATCATCTCAATTGTATTATGGCTTATTAAATGCCACAGAAGGAATTGCTGTAGAGAGTGGGTATGAAGAAAGCAGCCTGATGTCGTTCGCGGGTCGCGTAAACTATAATTTTCAAGATAAGTACTTGCTGACCCTTACCGGCCGATATGATGGTTCTTCGAAATTGAGTGAAGATAACAAATGGGCGTTTTTCCCCTCTGCAGCTTTTGCGTGGAGACTTAGCCAGGAAGATTTCTTCCCAGAATCGTCCATATTTAATGATGTGAAGCTACGTGTTAGTTACGGGGTTTCCGGGAATGATGCCATTGAGCCATATTCTACTCAATCTGTGCTTCGAAGAATTCCATTCTCGTATGGAGAAGATGCGGCTGCAGGATTTGCATTCAGCACACGGTTAGGAAACCCTAATCTTGAATGGGAACTCTCAAAAACAGCGAACCTTGGTTTAGATATTGGTCTGTTTGAAAATCGTGTAACAGCAACTATCGACCTTTACGACACGCGTACTTCAAATCTGTTGTTAGATCGATTTTTACCTCTCACCAGCGGTGTGGCATCTGTTACCCAAAATGTGGGAAAAACACGTAACCGCGGAATTGAGTTTACATTAAACACTATCAACACGCTAAGTGAAGATTTTAGCTGGAATACAGACCTGACCTTCTTCTCAAACAAAGAGGAAATTGTAGAACTGGTTAGCGAAAGTGATGATATCGGTAATGGCTGGTTTATTGGTGAGCCAACCGAAGTTTTCTACGACTACGAAAAAATTGGAATCTGGCAGCAGGATGAAGCTGCAGAAGCCGCTTCGTATGGTCAGGAACCAGGTGAAATAAAAGTTAAGGATCAAAATGGAGATGGCCAGATAACGGCAAGTGAGGATCGGGTTATACTTGGATCTCCTCGTCCGAAATGGAGTGGAGGTATTGAAAACTCATTCAGTTATCGTGGGTTTGACCTTAGTTTTTACGTATACGCCCGCGTAGGTCAGATGATGAGTTACGAATACTACAATAGTTATAAGCCGGGTGGTGTGGAAAATGGCGCTGCTGTTGATTATTGGACTCCGGATAATCCGACCAATGCATTTCCTAAGCCGAATGCCGCTCTTTCACGGGATAATTATCAATACTACAGCACACTTTCTTATGTAAGTGGTTCTTATGTAAAACTGCGGAATGCCACACTTGGTTATACATTACCCATAGATGTAATGGATAGAATCCCTGCAAGTCGCATTCGGTTTTATATAACCGGAAGAAATCTTCTCACTTTTACCAAAGTAGATAATTACGATCCGGAGAGAGGAGGAAGTCTGACTTTCCCGATGACAAGATTATTTGTCGGCGGTATTAATATTGATTTTTAAACTTGAAAAGAAATTGACTATGAAACGTTTATTAATAATATCAGCAGCTTTATTAAGCGCTTTGGTAATGATCACCTCGTGTGATATCAATGAATATAACCCCAGTGGTATTACAGCTGAAACAGTGTATAC
It encodes:
- a CDS encoding SusC/RagA family TonB-linked outer membrane protein, which encodes MQILSYHNILIRKGGLLWGLLLCLLLVQPTWAQNTDSETVEGVVTDAETGESLPGVNIYLKDTTRGTSSDLEGRYSITVPSLNDTLVYSYVGYQIVEIPINGRSEINVELQSQAIEGDELVVIGYGTVARSDITGSVSSIDAEEVREIPTTNVMEALQGKVSGMDITRSSGESGSGVNITIRGNRSLTASNSPLVIVDGIQYGSLQDINPADIESIEVLKDASSTAIYGSRGANGVILISTKQANQAGTQVSVESYVGVSTTADYPDFNTGPQYVALKREANRVSGDWSGPEDDPNIFSTAEMQYIEDGVWTDFRDLLFKNGLQQSHQVNISKGSENTSVYLSLNYFDEKGILEMDHLQRYTARLNVEQEIGDVLNLGFNSQITYHDQDNRRDPTNIANKINPLTPAYDEEGNVIVRPHGGRDVSPLADLEPNAYKNNSLTTRIFPTVYALFTPSEAFSFRTNLSATLTNGRQGIYRASDTIDRNGAAPEAIYQSDNSRNVTFENIANYQTDIGDHGITLTGITSYLFNKNDFGSSLGRNQLLSSQLYYGLLNATEGIAVESGYEESSLMSFAGRVNYNFQDKYLLTLTGRYDGSSKLSEDNKWAFFPSAAFAWRLSQEDFFPESSIFNDVKLRVSYGVSGNDAIEPYSTQSVLRRIPFSYGEDAAAGFAFSTRLGNPNLEWELSKTANLGLDIGLFENRVTATIDLYDTRTSNLLLDRFLPLTSGVASVTQNVGKTRNRGIEFTLNTINTLSEDFSWNTDLTFFSNKEEIVELVSESDDIGNGWFIGEPTEVFYDYEKIGIWQQDEAAEAASYGQEPGEIKVKDQNGDGQITASEDRVILGSPRPKWSGGIENSFSYRGFDLSFYVYARVGQMMSYEYYNSYKPGGVENGAAVDYWTPDNPTNAFPKPNAALSRDNYQYYSTLSYVSGSYVKLRNATLGYTLPIDVMDRIPASRIRFYITGRNLLTFTKVDNYDPERGGSLTFPMTRLFVGGINIDF